From Paenibacillus sp. PL2-23:
TTTTACCCGCCGTTCCTGTTCGAGGATGGCAGGCTGGTGCCGATTGAAGGGAATACGGATCCCCATTGCGGCAATCCTGCCATTACGGATCCAACTGATATGAGCTGCAGGAAGGTCTATTCGCAAGATTTGTTCGACGAGAAGATAGCGGCATTTATCAGAGAGAATCGTGACAGGCCGTTTTTTCTGTTCCATCCCAGCCAGCTGCCTCACGGTCCGATTTTCTATCCCGATATACACGAACAAGTGAAGCATAATGAGGCGTTGACGCAGCAGGAGAAGGAATACGCCTCCATGGTTCTTCGACTGGACGAAACAGTAGGAAAGATCTTGAACGAACTGGAAACACTCGGTTTAAGTGACAACACGTTAGTCCTGTTCGCATCCGACAACGGACATGAAGTGTATTATCGCGAGGAAGGGCGAGCGGGTAGAACCAAGACGTTAAGCGGCGATTCCATCAACGAAGTGGACAATCCATTTCGAACGGAGCTGTGCGGCGATGTGTTTAACGGGAATGCGGGCATGGCGGGGTTGAAGTTTTCCAATTGGGACGGAGGCTGCAAAATTCCATTTTTGGCTAAATGGCCTGGAGTCATCCAAGCGGACAGTGTGTGCGACCAACTGATCGCCAATTATGATACATTGGCGACAATCGCGGATATCGTTGCAGTGGAAACGCCTGCTGGAACGGACGGCGTGTCGTACTGGAAGGCATTGCGAGGCGATTCCAATTCGCCGAAACATAAGTATATCGTTTTTGCATGCTCATATGGTCCTGCGCTCGTTACGGAGGATGGCTGGAAGCTGCGGGTTTATATTCCGGAGGCGCTTCGAGAGAAGGCTTCACTGAAATTTGAACCGGAAGTGGTCGTACGTTTGTATCAGGTGCTGGATGATCCGACGGAGAAGCTGGATGTATCGAGTCGTTATCCAGAGATCGTCCAGCGTCTGAGAGGCTGGCTATTAAAGGAGTGCGACGGCAATTTGCTAAATGGCACATCGGCAAGGCATTTGGCTTATCCGGACCTATATATTCCAACGTTCGACGAAGTGTTAAAAGGTATAATCTGATGCGATAAGGAATGAGGGAGCTCAAGATGATACAAATGAATATACAATCCAGCTTTGTAAATCCCGTGCTTGGAGGCGATTACCCGGATCCTTCCGTCATTCGAGTAGGCTGCGACTATTATATGACGCATTCTTCTTTCCGCTATTATCCTGGCTTACTCATTTGGCATTCCAAGGATCTTGTGAACTGGAGACCTTTATGCCATGCGTTACATGAGTATGTAGGCGATGTATGGGCACCAGATTTCATCCAATACGAGGGGCGTTATTACATTTATTTTCCAGCAGGAGGGACGAATTGGGTTGTTACGGCAATTTCTCCTGGGGGACCGTGGAGCAAGCCAATTGATTTGAAGGTGAGTCATATCGATCCTGGTCATGTGGCTGGGGCGGATGGCAAACGGTATTTGCATCTTTCAGGCGGACATATCGTGGAATTGGCGCGTGACGGTCTTTCGGTTATTGGAACCCCGCGTAAGATATACGATGGCTGGCTCTATCCTAACGAGTGGCGAGTCGAGGGGTTCTGTTTGGAATCCCCTAAGCTGATATTTAAGAATGGTTATTATTATTTAACTTCAGCCCAAGGGGGGACGGCAGGGCCAGCGACCAGCCATATGGTTGTTTCTGCAAGATCTCATAATCCGTGGGGACCCTGGGAGAACTCGCCGCACAATCCCATCGTGCGTACCGTCCACCGGGATGAAGCTTGGCATAGTAAAGGTCATGGCACCATATTCGAGGATTCTGATGGTAAGTGGTGGATTATATATCATGGGTATGAGAAGGGTTATTACACATTGGGAAGACAAACCCTGCTAGAGGCGATTCAATGGACCGAGGACGACTGGTTCAAAACTTGTGAGGGAGTTCGCATTGATCAACCTGCAACCAAGTCCGTTGGTTCCACGATCGGGCATGAGCTTAATTCTAGTGAAATATTATTAGACGGAGAGATCTCTCTGAAATGGCAATGTTATGATGCATTGATACATGACCGGTGCCGTGTTGAGAAGGGAGGGCTCATTCTCATGCCTTTGCCGCCAGGAGAACAGATGTCCCCTTTAGTATATATCGCTCATGAACATTGTTATACCATAGAAGCCAAACTCTCCTTGTTAAGCGATGATTCAGAAGGAAGACTTCTTCTCTTCTACAATCGGGAATGCTATACGGGAATTGGATTCAATCGGGAGGGCGTATATGCTATTCGTCAGACCAAAAATTTGCGCCCTAGACCGGTCGGCTCCAGAACTCTGGAACTGAAGCTCGTCAACGATCATCATGAAGTTGATTGCTATTATAGAATTGATGAGGAAGAATGGGTCAAGCTTCCGGAATCTATGGATACATCGGGCTATCATCATAATGCTCTTGGGCAATTCCTCAGCTTGCGACCTGGCGTGGACGCATCAGGAGGGGGAGAAGTTTTCGTCGAATATGTTCGCATCATTTGAATGAAATAAGATAATAAATCATGCGATTGTTCAATTTTGAGTCATTATATAACTTTTATAATAAGATTGTAAGAATATAACGCAAAGGAGACAAAGGCATATGAAAAAGGGGATTAATTTGCTTTTGGTTGTAATCTTCTCGATCGCAAGCATAATGGGCTGCAGCGGAGGCAATACGAATTCGAGTGGTACGAGCACAAATCCGACAAACACGAACCCAGAGGCAACAAGCAAGGCGGAGCCCGTCAAAGAAAAGCTCGCTATCAGTATGGTTGTACCATCTTACGCGGGAGGAGGCTGGCCGGATAATAACCATCCTACCATTAAGTACCTGAATGAAAAGTTCAACATCGAGCTTGATGTACAGTGGATTCCAGGACCGAACTATAATGAAAAGCTTAATGTCCTGGCGGCTTCGGATAATCTCCCTGATATTTACCGAGCTAACCCTGGCAGCAACCTATACGAGAAGTGGCAAGGAGAAGGCGCGTTCGTCGAACTATCCTCCTATATCGATAACTATCCTAATTTGAAAAACGCATTTCCAGAGGAATATTGGAAGTTCTTGAATCCCAAGGACAAAATTTATGGTGTCCCGTATGGAGCCCCCACTAATCCGACTGCCTTCGTCGTTCGTAAAGATTGGCTAGACAATGTAGGGCTGTCGGTTCCCAATCCGGATACGTTTACAATTGATGAATTTTATGAAATTGCAAAAGCATTTGCGTTAAAAGATCCTGATCAAAACGGAAAAAACGATACGCTGGGCTTCTCCTTCGGCAAATTTAGCGGAGAGCTGCCGTTACGTTATGCGTTCGGCTTGTCCGATGGCTGGATGGAAATCGGTGGGGAGTTGGTCCCTTATATCGTACAGGAAGCAGAGATGAAGGAATACCTGACTTTCCTGAATAAAGCATACAAGGAAGGTGTCTTGGACAAGGATTTCCCGATTAACGAGGGGCAGGCCATTAACGAGAAGGTCAGCTCAGGAAAGCTGGGTCTTGCTATCCATATTCCAATCGCTCTTCTTCGGAATGAAGCGAAGGTGAAAGAGGTGCAGCCTAATGCGGAATTCGTGCAGCTTGCTCCGCCGATCGGACCGACGGGCATCCAATTGAACGATTCCGTGGAGCTTCTCGATAAGGTCGTTCTCAATGGTAAGATGGATCAAGCCAAGGTCGAGCGAATATTGGAAATGATGGACTGGTGGGTGACAGACGAAGGAACGGACATTATTAAGAATGGTCCTCCTAACGTATTCTACAAGGATAACGGAGACGGAACGTTTACTCCAACAGACGAGGCGTTAAGCGAAGGAACGAGATTGGCCATTCTCAATAACTGGGTGTTCAGAAGAATTGCAAACGATCATGACGTATTCAAGTGGGATTCCCAGGAATATCGGGAACGGATTACATCTTTCTTCGAGATGAATGAGAAATACGCAGCGCCGCTCAATCCAGCTTCCGGCATCACGTTTATGTCTCCGACTTTTGCTAAGAAGTGGACTGATCTGGAGAAAAAATATCATCAAACGGTATTCAAAATTATTATGGGCGAGGCGCCATTGGATTCCATCTCGGGGGCAATTGCGGATTGGAAGAAGAACGGCGGGGACGATATCATAAAGGAAATTAATGAAGCGTATCAACAAATGAAGTAATTAATCGATTTGCATTGTGCTAGACTCCAATATGCTTTATCGTTAGATTATTACTTGAAATGAGGCCCGTCATTCCTGGCGAGGTCTCATTTCTAACTTGTTCAGACGAGGGGGGTGAGCGAATGTATTCGGTCATAGTGGCGGAGGATGAACCTTGGATTCGCGGTGCAGTCGTGGAAATGATCGAGAAAGCGGGCAAGCAGTTTCAAGTCGTCGGCGAGGCCGAAACGGGAGAAGAGGCTTGGGAGTTGATTCAAAGCACCTGGCCGTTGCTGCTCATCACAGATATTAGAATGCCGGATATGGACGGTTTGGCTCTCATTCAGAAGATAAGGGAGCATCAAATTCCGATGGCCATTATTATCGTTAGCGGTTATGACAACTTTCAATACGCCCAGCAGGCTATATCGCTTGGGGTAACCGATTATTTGCTAAAGCCCGTTGAATACAGCCAGCTAACGACAGTGCTTGATCGCTGCAAGGAGACGATTGCGGCGCATAAGGAATTAAATGAATGCTTCGTTCGCATTCAAGCTTTTATCGAGAAGATGTTCGACTCCGATCCCAGAACGCTCTTGAGGAAGCAGCATGATCTCGTGCAATCGATTCTAAGCTTAAAGCTGCTAAACGCTGGAGCTTGTCGAAATTTACTGCGATTATTCGAGTCTAGAATACGGCAGACATGCGACGAGATGGGGATTGATTCTAAATTTCAGATAATAAGGGCAGGACATGACAACGACGTTGTGCTGGAGGAT
This genomic window contains:
- a CDS encoding sulfatase-like hydrolase/transferase — encoded protein: MKSKPNIVYIYADDLGMGMLSCYGQTVIETPNIDRIANEGMKFTRAYGTAFCAPARASLMCGIHDAHAGRWTYTPGNAYKKLSTGELSLDELQEIIYNTGIEALAGDEFLATVAKKGGYRTGQIGKLEWGFSTTDRSIREHGWDYHFGYYDHIQCHGFYPPFLFEDGRLVPIEGNTDPHCGNPAITDPTDMSCRKVYSQDLFDEKIAAFIRENRDRPFFLFHPSQLPHGPIFYPDIHEQVKHNEALTQQEKEYASMVLRLDETVGKILNELETLGLSDNTLVLFASDNGHEVYYREEGRAGRTKTLSGDSINEVDNPFRTELCGDVFNGNAGMAGLKFSNWDGGCKIPFLAKWPGVIQADSVCDQLIANYDTLATIADIVAVETPAGTDGVSYWKALRGDSNSPKHKYIVFACSYGPALVTEDGWKLRVYIPEALREKASLKFEPEVVVRLYQVLDDPTEKLDVSSRYPEIVQRLRGWLLKECDGNLLNGTSARHLAYPDLYIPTFDEVLKGII
- a CDS encoding family 43 glycosylhydrolase, with product MIQMNIQSSFVNPVLGGDYPDPSVIRVGCDYYMTHSSFRYYPGLLIWHSKDLVNWRPLCHALHEYVGDVWAPDFIQYEGRYYIYFPAGGTNWVVTAISPGGPWSKPIDLKVSHIDPGHVAGADGKRYLHLSGGHIVELARDGLSVIGTPRKIYDGWLYPNEWRVEGFCLESPKLIFKNGYYYLTSAQGGTAGPATSHMVVSARSHNPWGPWENSPHNPIVRTVHRDEAWHSKGHGTIFEDSDGKWWIIYHGYEKGYYTLGRQTLLEAIQWTEDDWFKTCEGVRIDQPATKSVGSTIGHELNSSEILLDGEISLKWQCYDALIHDRCRVEKGGLILMPLPPGEQMSPLVYIAHEHCYTIEAKLSLLSDDSEGRLLLFYNRECYTGIGFNREGVYAIRQTKNLRPRPVGSRTLELKLVNDHHEVDCYYRIDEEEWVKLPESMDTSGYHHNALGQFLSLRPGVDASGGGEVFVEYVRII
- a CDS encoding extracellular solute-binding protein produces the protein MKKGINLLLVVIFSIASIMGCSGGNTNSSGTSTNPTNTNPEATSKAEPVKEKLAISMVVPSYAGGGWPDNNHPTIKYLNEKFNIELDVQWIPGPNYNEKLNVLAASDNLPDIYRANPGSNLYEKWQGEGAFVELSSYIDNYPNLKNAFPEEYWKFLNPKDKIYGVPYGAPTNPTAFVVRKDWLDNVGLSVPNPDTFTIDEFYEIAKAFALKDPDQNGKNDTLGFSFGKFSGELPLRYAFGLSDGWMEIGGELVPYIVQEAEMKEYLTFLNKAYKEGVLDKDFPINEGQAINEKVSSGKLGLAIHIPIALLRNEAKVKEVQPNAEFVQLAPPIGPTGIQLNDSVELLDKVVLNGKMDQAKVERILEMMDWWVTDEGTDIIKNGPPNVFYKDNGDGTFTPTDEALSEGTRLAILNNWVFRRIANDHDVFKWDSQEYRERITSFFEMNEKYAAPLNPASGITFMSPTFAKKWTDLEKKYHQTVFKIIMGEAPLDSISGAIADWKKNGGDDIIKEINEAYQQMK
- a CDS encoding response regulator; the encoded protein is MYSVIVAEDEPWIRGAVVEMIEKAGKQFQVVGEAETGEEAWELIQSTWPLLLITDIRMPDMDGLALIQKIREHQIPMAIIIVSGYDNFQYAQQAISLGVTDYLLKPVEYSQLTTVLDRCKETIAAHKELNECFVRIQAFIEKMFDSDPRTLLRKQHDLVQSILSLKLLNAGACRNLLRLFESRIRQTCDEMGIDSKFQIIRAGHDNDVVLEDFRGLLLQWITEYPHVKSQDTKLIIDQLIKQLNLQYKKDWSLQEMAEYTQLSPSHFGVLFKKQTGMSPVNYINRIRVEQAKERLMQTDKKIYEIAEEVGFSNLPYFTRLFKQVAGLTPKEFRKRLGQ